DNA sequence from the Halanaerobiales bacterium genome:
CCAGCAACAGTCTGACCGGCTGTTTGACCTGTATAACAATATACTACTATCTTTTTGTCTTTTGGTAGTTGACCAAAGTTTTCCTGCATTCCTTTACCCCAGGCAATATTCATTGCATTTGGAATATGACCTTCTGCATAAGCATCAGGTTGTCTGATGGAAAGAATAACAATATCTTCAGAATCTAAAATCATATTAAGCATATCTTCACTGATTTTATAATTTTTATACATTGTTCCATTTACATCTTCTAAGCCTTCAAGATAATCTACTGTAGTTTTTTTAACTTCAGCATTAATTTCATAAGATGTTTCTCCACCAAGCTCATTTGCTTTAGTTTCTACAGCTGCTTTATAACCATCAACTTCTGAAATACCTAGATTCCAGCCAAATTTGACAGATTCTGCTTCAAAACCAGCAAAATTAAGAAGTCCTACTATTTGATTTGCAGTTTGGCCAGTATAACAATAAACATAAATAGTTTTGTCTCCAGGAAGTTTATCTAAATTATTTGCTATTTGACCTGAACCCCAGGGAAGATTAATAGCTCCTTTAACATGACCTTCCTT
Encoded proteins:
- a CDS encoding rhodanese-like domain-containing protein — protein: MRRNKLILFTLSLVLMVGLLVSSPAMAVSDEVEEAVDSYFANLPSNNAMIGQETFVEKVKAGEDLFILDIRQPDVYKEGHVKGAINLPWGSGQIANNLDKLPGDKTIYVYCYTGQTANQIVGLLNFAGFEAESVKFGWNLGISEVDGYKAAVETKANELGGETSYEINAEVKKTTVDYLEGLEDVNGTMYKNYKISEDMLNMILDSEDIVILSIRQPDAYAEGHIPNAMNIAWGKGMQENFGQLPKDKKIVVYCYTGQTAGQTVAGLRMLGYDAVSLNGGIGTPSNKPYGWTNKGYEVVQ